A portion of the Mytilus galloprovincialis chromosome 12, xbMytGall1.hap1.1, whole genome shotgun sequence genome contains these proteins:
- the LOC143054490 gene encoding uncharacterized protein LOC143054490, which produces MGMIVLNILADALYDLLKPDKPNLRPRSDCDVTHLYNEHRKLNKYIPSNLWGGTWQTIQNTDIAIGDDIERIRLTRNELQHSCIFKLEDKRFIELCNILSDLLKRFDHHNTPTRLYTDALNDILAKTISAEEVKSIENDIHVLGMTIEVEIEH; this is translated from the exons ATGGGAATGATCGTACTGAATATTTTAGCTGATGCTTTATATGACCTATTAAAACCAGACAAACCAAATCTACGTCCAAGAAGCGATTGTGATGTAACTCACTTGTACAATGAGCACAGGAAACTAAATAAATACATTCCAAGTAATTTATGGGGCGGGACATGGCAAACTATTCAGAATACAGACATAGCTATTGGAGATGATATTGAGCGCATAAGACTAACAAGAAACGAACTACAACACTCTTGCATATTTAAACTTGAAGACAAACGTTTTATTGAATTATGTAATATATTAAGCGACCTTTTAAAACGATTTGATCACCATAACACACCAACAAGGCTGTATACAGATGCGCTGAATGACATTTTGGCTAAAACTATTTCGGCAGAGGAagttaaatcaattgaaaatgatatacatgtattgg gaATGACGATTGAAGTTGAAATTGAACACTAA